The genomic interval GTGCCCCGGGGCGCACCTCGCCAGGTGCCGGGGCTGCGCCGGCTCACCGACCTGCGCGTGGACGAGGTGGTGCCCGGTGACGAGCGACGCGTCGGCGACCTCCTGATACGCGTGGTGCCCGCCTGGCACGACGGGCGGCGCCTGCCGGTCGGCCCGCACCGCTCCCCCGCGCTCGGTTTCGTCGTGGAGGGCTCGGCGCGGACGTACTTCGCCGGGGACACCGGGCTGTTCGACGACATGGCCAAGGAGGTCGGGCCGGTCGACGTGGCACTGTTGCCGGTCGGCGGGTGGGGCCCGTATCTCGGGGAGGGGCACCTCGACGCGGGGCGCGCGGCCGAGGCGCTGGCCCGGCTGGAGCCGCGCAGTGCGGTGCCGGTGCACTACGGGACGTACTGGCCGATCGGGATGGACGCGGTACGGCCGCACGAGTTCCACGCTCCGGGCGCGGAGTTCGTGCGGTTGGCGGCCGAGTTCGCGCCCGGCGTGGACGTGCACCGGCTGGAGCACGGGGAGAGCGTGCGACTGGAGGTCGCACGGTGACGTGGCTCGCAGCCGCCACCACGGGGGCGACGCCCGGGGCCGCCGGACAGGCGATCGGGTATCCGACGTTGTTCCTGCTGGTGTTTCTGGGGGCGCTGGTGCCGGTGGTGCCCACGGGGGCGCTGGTGAGTTCGGCGGCCGTCGTGGCGTTCCATCAGACGGCGCCCCTCTCCCTGCTGTTCGTGTTCGTCACGGCCTCCGCCGCCGCGTTCCTCGGGGACATCGCCCTGTACTGGCTGGGGCGGCGCGGGATGAAGTCGAAGAACGGCTCGCGGTGGCTGGAGGCGCTTCGGTCCCGGGCGCCGGAGGAGCGGCTCTCGCAGGCGCAGGGGAAGCTGGCCGACCACGGGGTGGCCGTCCTCGTGCTGTCCCGGCTGGTGCCGGCGGGGCGGATTCCGGTGATGCTGGCCTGCCTGATGGCCGAGTGGCCCTTGCGGCGCTTCGTCCGGGGGAATCTGCCGGCGTGTCTGGCCTGGGCCGTGACGTATCAGCTGATCGGGATTCTGGGCGGGTCACTGTTCAAGGAGCCCTGGCAGGGGGTGGTCGCGGCGGTCGCGCTGACCATCGCGATCAGCACGGCGCCGACGGTGTGGAAGCGGGTCCGCTCCTAGGGGGTCTCCAGCACCCGTGAGCCTCCGACGGGCAGATCCCACAGGTCCTCCCGGGCCAGCCCCGCCTTCTCCCACGCCTGCCTGACCCTGGTCAGCGGCTCCAGCACCGGCTCCGCCGACAGGACGAACGTCGCCCAGTGCATCGGGGCCATCCTCCTCGCGCCCAGGTCCTGGGCCGCTCGCACGGCCTCTTCCGGGTCGCAGTGGACGTCGCTGAGCCACCAGCGGGGGTCGTAGGCGCCGATGGGCAGCAGGGCGAGGTCGATACCGGGGTAACGCCGGCCGATGCGGGAGAACCAGTGGCCGTAGCCCGTGTCGCCGGCGAAGTAGACGCGCTGCCCGTCCTGGGCGGTGAGGACCCAGCCGCCCCACAGGGTGCGGCAGGTGTCGGTGAGGGAGCGCTTGGACCAGTGGTGGGCGGGGACGAAGTCGAAGCGGACACCGCCCAGTTCGGCCGCCTCCCACCAGTCGAGTTCGGTCACCGCGGTGAAGCGGCGGCGGTGGAACCAGCGGGCCAGGCCGGCCGGGACGAAGACCGGGGTGTCGCGCGGCAGGCGGCGCAGGGTCGGGGCATCCAGGTGGTCGTAGTGGTTGTGGCTGATGACGACCGCGTCGACGCGCGGCAGGGCCTCCCAGTCGATGCCGACCGGGGTGATGCGCGCCGGGGTGCCGAGGATGCGGCGGGACCAGACCGGGTCGGTGAGGACGGTCAGGCCGCCGATCCGCACCACCCAACTCGCGTGTCCCGCCCAGGAGACGGCGACCGTGTCGGCGTCGACGGCGGGCAGCGGGCCGGGTGCGTAGGGCAGCTTCGGGATGTCGGCCAGGCCCTCGGGCCCGGGGCGTACGGCGCCCTCGCGGGCGAAGCGGGCCATGGCCTTCAGACCGGGCAACGGGGCGGTCAGACGGTCGTGGAAGGACTTCGGCCACACTCTGCGCTCCCCGAGCGGGCGGGGGGCGGCGAGCGGTGGGGACGCGGGCGCGAAAGAGGAGGGGGCCGAGGGCTCGTCGGCCACTCGCATGCTGGTGGTCGACTCGAACTGCTGCGTCATCGAGGAGGCTCCCATCGCCGAGCGTCGTCGCGGAGGTCGTCGAAGACCGACTCCAGGGTGGTCAACGCGCGTTGCACGTGTGGCAGTTCCAACGGCGCGGGTGACGTGAGGCATTCCGCGCGTTCCTCGTCGGATCCGCCGAGCAGGGGGCCGGTCGACAGCCGCACGCGCAGCGCGCCGAGGTCGTCGCCGAAGCGGTGGCCGCCGGGCGCCGGCATGCCGAGCCGGGCGGTGAGGAAGTCCTCCAGGTCCTGGGCGTCGCCGACGCCCCGCGCGACGAGCGCGGGCCGCAGGGGGCCGAGGTCGACGTAGAGGTGGCGGCCGGCCCGCGGGGGCCGGCAGAGCGCGCCCGCGCCGACGACCACGGAGTGCGCGGCGGCGGCCACGCGCGCGTGGAGGTGTCCTACGGCGGTGCGGTGGGCGGTGACCGGTTCGGGCTCGGTCAGGGCGTGGGCGGCGGCCGCGGCGACGGGGGCGGCGACGCGGGCGCCGAGGGCGGTCAGGACGTCCAGCACACGCGCGCGAAGGCCGTCGCCGTCGCCGTTCGCCGGGAAGCGGGCGAAGGCGGCCGGCCATCCGGCCGGGAGCAGGCTGCCGGCCAGGTCGGTGACGACGGTGACCCGGTCGGGCAGCATCTCGGCGGGGCTGAGCCAGACCGTCTCGCGCGGGGCGTGCACGGTGTCGCGCCAGGTCTCGTCGCTGACCAGGTGCAGGCCCTCCCCCGCGGCGGCCTCGACGGTCTCGTGCAGCACCTCGGGCGGGGCGACGGTGGCGGTGGGGTCGTCGGCGACGGACAGCACCAGCAGCCGCGGGTCACCGCCCTCGTCGCGCACCCGGCGCACGGTCTCCAGGAGGGCGTACGGATCCGGGATACCGCCGCACTCGGCCGGTGTCGCCACATGGAACACGGGTCTGCCCAACAGGCGTGCGTACGGCGCCCACCAGGCGGCACAGGGGCGGGGCACCAGGACGTCACCGCCGAGCGCGGCGGTGAGGGCGAGCAGCAGGGAGGGGGCGCCGGGGGCGGCGACCACGTGGTCGGGTTCGGCGGGCAGGCCGCGCCGGGCCGTGTAGACGCAGGCGGCCTCCAGGAGCGGGATGCCGCCACCGACCGGTTCGGCGCGGGGGCGGGCGGCCGCGGCGGCGAGGACGGCGGCGAGTTCGGGCAGGACGGGCAGCCCGTCGTCGGGCAGCGGAGGGCCGTAGCGGACGGGGCCGTGGCCCTCCGGGTCGGTCCGCATGGTCACCTCCGTAGGGCGCTGTCCGGTGACTCGTCCGGTCCGCCGTCTCGTTCTCTCGCGCCTGCCGCGCTCCTCGCGCTCCCAGTACCCACGGCGCCGCCGTCCCATGGGCGCGGGCGCGGGTTGCGCCTGTCACACGGACCCGAGGTTTCGATCTCAGGCGTCCGTCGCGGGAGCCTTGCGGCGCAGCCGGTACACGGCGCCCCCGGCGGCGGCCGCGATCAGCAGTCCGCCGGTGACCAGGGCGGGCACGGAGTCGCTGAAGGAGCCGCCCTGACCGGCGTGGACGGGTCTCTGGACGGCGGCGGGGTCGCAGCTCTCGGTGCGCGGCTCGGAGCTCGGCGCGGTGCGCGGCTCGGTCCGCGGCTCGGTGCGCGGCTCGGGACACGGGCGATGGCTGCCTTCGGGGGCGGCGGTACCGCGGTTGACGGTGAAGGTGGCACTCCAGGCCTTGCCCGGTGCGCGGTCCGCGGTCGGGCAGGTGCCGTCGACGGTCCACGCCGAGTCGGGGCCGACACCGCCGGCACCGTCCTGGAGTTCCTGGTCGGCGGAGACGCGCGCGGTGCCGCTGTAGGCGGGGCCGGAAACCTGGTCGTCGTTGCCGGGCACCAGCTGCAACCGTACGGTCTGCGACTCGAAGGCCTCCGAGGTGGCGTCGACGGTGGCGGGCGGTGTCCCGGTGCCGGGATCGCAGGAGACGGACACGGTGACGGTGCCGCCCGGCTGGACACTGCTCGGGCTGACCTCCGCCGCCGGGTCCGCGAAGGCGCTCGGCGCGGCGGCGCCCAGGGTGATCCCGAGCGCGGGGAGGACGAGGGACAGGGCCCGGAGACGGGCGGTGCGGCGCATGGGGTGGACTCCTTCGGCCGACGGCTGCGGGGCCCGTCGTCGGGCGTCGGGGTGTCGACGACGGGACCGAGGGCACGACGGTCGCACCCACAGCCATCACAGCCTGGCCCTCCCCGTCCCGCGCGCGGCCGGAGGCCATTGGCGGGACGGGGAGGGCCGAGTGGGTGACGCCGGGCGCCCGGGAGGTCCGGCGCGCTGCCGTCAGCCGGCCTCGTCCCGCAGGATCTGCTCGCGCATCCGTCCGCAGCAGCGGCTGATCAGCCGGGACACGTGCATCTGGGAGATGCCCAGCTGCTCGGCGATCCGGCTCTGCGTCATGTCGCCGAAGAAACGCATGTAGAGGATGGCGCGCTCCCGCTCGGGGAGAGCGGCCAGCCGGGGCTTGACGGACTCGCGGTCGACGACCGTGTCCAGGGCGGGGTCGAAGGAACCGAGGGCGTCGGCGAGCGAGTAGCCGTCCTCGCTGCCGGGCAGTTCGGCGTCGAGGGAGAGGGCGCTGAAGCTCTCCAGGGCCTCGAGGCCCACCAGGACGTCCTCCTCGCTCATGCTCGCGTGCTCGGCGATCTCGGCGACGGTGGGCCTGCGTCCCGGGATGGTCTGGGCGAGGTCCTGGGAGGCAATGCGGACGCGATTGCGCAGGTCCTGGACCCGGCGCGGCACGTGCAGCGTCCACATGTGGTCGCGGAAGTGGCGCTTGATCTCGCCGGTGATGGTGGGTACGGCGTAGCTCTCGAAGGCGTGGCCGAGGGCGGGGTCGTAGCGGTCGACGGCCTTGACCAGGCCGAGGGCGGCGACCTGGCGCAGGTCGTCGAAGCTCTCGCCGCGGCTGCGGAAGCGTCCGGCGAGCCGGTCGGCCATGGGCAGCCAGGCCTCCACGACCTGTCCGCGCAGGGTGTCGCGCTCGGGTCCCGGGGGCAGTGCGGCGAGCCTGCGGAAGGCTTCGGCCGTGTCGGGGGCGTCGTCGTGCGGGTGGTGCTTCGCGCTCACTGGAGTGGGCATGTGCGTCGCAGCTCCCTAGATGGTGCTCTGGGGTGGACGATCGGCGTGGGGTCCGCGTGCGGACAGATGCGGCCGCGGCGGCCGGTCGCCGCTCCCACGGACGTGCCTCCGGTCCGAAGCACTGTGAGTGCGCCTGCCCCCGGCCCCGCGGGCCAAACCCCGGTGACTCGCCGGGCTGCTGCCTGGGCCTTCCGTGTCGGGGAGGTCAGCCCGATGCGCCCCTGCCGCCGATCCCCCCGCACGCCACCTGGGATCAGCTGGAGGCCACGGCCGCGTCCGTCCTCAAGGGCGACGCCGACCGGGCGTCCACGGTGAAGCAGGGGTTCAGGGCGAAGGTGCAGGAGTTCCTGCCGGGGCGGGAGAAGGAGCAACCGTCGGCAGGACGGCCGGTTCGAGACCGTCGCCCTCCGGCTCCGGGAGCATCAGTTCCTCGTACCGGCCGAGCGCGAGCACCGCGCCGAGCATGAGGATCGGTATGAGCGCGACGAGGACCACCATCGCCATGTCCTTCCCAAGGGAGGTGCGCGGGGGGGTCGGGAACGGGTCTCCCGGCTTCGGTCCGGCAAACCCTGTGTCGGCGTCCGGTCCACGGGTACGCGGTGCGGACCCGAAGATCTGGAGGGAGACATGCAGCGAGGCAGCGACCGGCTGAGCCGCCACCGCGACGACGAGATGAAGCACGAACTCCAGGGTCTGCTCCGTTCCGGGCATCCCACCCGGACCGAGGAGTGGAACGACCCGGAGCCCACCGCCGACGACGATCCGCAGGTCTGGGGCGGCCCCGTGGCGCCGGGCAGCGACGGGGCGTCGCTGGAGTCCGTCCGACTGGAGCTGGCGCGGCTCCTGGGCCGCAGCTCGTTCCCCGCCACTCCCGTGGAGCTGGTGCGGGTGCTGCGCCGCAAGAACGCCCCCGACCCCCTCACCGAGGCGGTGGAGGCACTGCCACGCAAGGAGAGCTACGCCAATGTCCAGGAGCTCGCGCGGGCGCTGACCCGGACGGAGGGC from Streptomyces sp. CC0208 carries:
- a CDS encoding MBL fold metallo-hydrolase — translated: MPVEITWWGHATCTVTDSDVRVLTDPLFARRLAHLRRRRGAVPPPEARRADVVLVSHLHADHLHVPSLARLEPGTRLLVPRGAPRQVPGLRRLTDLRVDEVVPGDERRVGDLLIRVVPAWHDGRRLPVGPHRSPALGFVVEGSARTYFAGDTGLFDDMAKEVGPVDVALLPVGGWGPYLGEGHLDAGRAAEALARLEPRSAVPVHYGTYWPIGMDAVRPHEFHAPGAEFVRLAAEFAPGVDVHRLEHGESVRLEVAR
- a CDS encoding VTT domain-containing protein produces the protein MTWLAAATTGATPGAAGQAIGYPTLFLLVFLGALVPVVPTGALVSSAAVVAFHQTAPLSLLFVFVTASAAAFLGDIALYWLGRRGMKSKNGSRWLEALRSRAPEERLSQAQGKLADHGVAVLVLSRLVPAGRIPVMLACLMAEWPLRRFVRGNLPACLAWAVTYQLIGILGGSLFKEPWQGVVAAVALTIAISTAPTVWKRVRS
- a CDS encoding MBL fold metallo-hydrolase, which translates into the protein MTQQFESTTSMRVADEPSAPSSFAPASPPLAAPRPLGERRVWPKSFHDRLTAPLPGLKAMARFAREGAVRPGPEGLADIPKLPYAPGPLPAVDADTVAVSWAGHASWVVRIGGLTVLTDPVWSRRILGTPARITPVGIDWEALPRVDAVVISHNHYDHLDAPTLRRLPRDTPVFVPAGLARWFHRRRFTAVTELDWWEAAELGGVRFDFVPAHHWSKRSLTDTCRTLWGGWVLTAQDGQRVYFAGDTGYGHWFSRIGRRYPGIDLALLPIGAYDPRWWLSDVHCDPEEAVRAAQDLGARRMAPMHWATFVLSAEPVLEPLTRVRQAWEKAGLAREDLWDLPVGGSRVLETP
- a CDS encoding aminotransferase class I/II-fold pyridoxal phosphate-dependent enzyme, which gives rise to MRTDPEGHGPVRYGPPLPDDGLPVLPELAAVLAAAAARPRAEPVGGGIPLLEAACVYTARRGLPAEPDHVVAAPGAPSLLLALTAALGGDVLVPRPCAAWWAPYARLLGRPVFHVATPAECGGIPDPYALLETVRRVRDEGGDPRLLVLSVADDPTATVAPPEVLHETVEAAAGEGLHLVSDETWRDTVHAPRETVWLSPAEMLPDRVTVVTDLAGSLLPAGWPAAFARFPANGDGDGLRARVLDVLTALGARVAAPVAAAAAHALTEPEPVTAHRTAVGHLHARVAAAAHSVVVGAGALCRPPRAGRHLYVDLGPLRPALVARGVGDAQDLEDFLTARLGMPAPGGHRFGDDLGALRVRLSTGPLLGGSDEERAECLTSPAPLELPHVQRALTTLESVFDDLRDDARRWEPPR
- a CDS encoding RNA polymerase sigma factor SigF: MPTPVSAKHHPHDDAPDTAEAFRRLAALPPGPERDTLRGQVVEAWLPMADRLAGRFRSRGESFDDLRQVAALGLVKAVDRYDPALGHAFESYAVPTITGEIKRHFRDHMWTLHVPRRVQDLRNRVRIASQDLAQTIPGRRPTVAEIAEHASMSEEDVLVGLEALESFSALSLDAELPGSEDGYSLADALGSFDPALDTVVDRESVKPRLAALPERERAILYMRFFGDMTQSRIAEQLGISQMHVSRLISRCCGRMREQILRDEAG
- a CDS encoding DUF2795 domain-containing protein, producing MQRGSDRLSRHRDDEMKHELQGLLRSGHPTRTEEWNDPEPTADDDPQVWGGPVAPGSDGASLESVRLELARLLGRSSFPATPVELVRVLRRKNAPDPLTEAVEALPRKESYANVQELARALTRTEGTP